The Bombus vancouverensis nearcticus chromosome 5, iyBomVanc1_principal, whole genome shotgun sequence genome segment CTCAATGCTGGAGACTTCTGAAATAAAAAGACACGCAGCACCGCTTTGAGATCGGCCctcgaatatttttcttttctttctttaacgACCGGAAAAATTCTTTAGATCTTATCGGATACGTACGACCCTCTCGATTATGTCTTCCGCGGCGTTTACTTTGGCAGGTCTAGCTGGAATTCCTCGTTTCGGTTCTCGCTCCATCTTATGAATCATCTTATAGACGCTCGAGTTCATTAAGTGATCGTAGTTCGGTAGATTCGTTTTCTCGTACTTTTTGAAGTTCACTCTGCGTTCATAAATCACAAAGATTACTAATAGTTCCACCAAGATAATTAATCACGTAACCTGCATCGTCGTTCTTCTTGCTGTAACTCTCGGTGAAACGAAACCACATACTTTCAGACGTACGCGCGTAAATGCACGAAGCAACCGCATTGCGTTATTAAATCATTATCGTAGGAATGCAAATTCACGCGGAATTGATAAAAAGTTAAGCTTACCCTAGAGCTCTGCCTCGAATCACTTCCGCCTGGGAAGATAAAACCTCTGCAATCATTTCGTCATTGAAGAAATCATTCGGACACCTCCATCTGCGGCCGCGCGTAAGTTCGACCTGCTTAGCCTGGGGCCAGAGATCTTGCGAACGTTTTCTCCCTCGTTGCTTTACTCTCTGCTGCAAACGTACGAAAAACATCATTCCACGATCCATAGCTATTTAAATTAATCGTTTCTTCACGATCCAGGAATGCTTTTGACACGGGGTTACGAAGGAATCCGCGTGCTTCCCGTTCAGACGTTCGATGGAATGTACGTGGCACAGATAACTTCATCTTCACGAAGTGTAAGGATACAATTAGGGAAACAAATTAGTGTTTCTCACGTtaagttattaaatttttaggttcgtgttcttttttcttttttgtttcttttttttttctaggaTAACTCAAAAAAGAGAGATGCATTCTTTGATATTTGTCGAAGAACGACGAAATTCTCCAATACATCGATGCGATTAAGATAAAGTACAGGATGCTGGAATATGCTAGATGACACAGTGTAAGAACAAGAGTTACTGCACATTCAATCTACATTCCGTATCATTCTCTAGAATACCTGCAACTCCTGAATAACTTGATCTTTTGCCGATAGATTTGGATCTGGTTCGAAACTGCCTATAATACACATCGCCTTGTTTCCGTTATCTTTCTTTCACGATAGTAGTTTGTAAAGATCGTTTTATCGATCGATGCGACGACGagtttgtttaaatatttaccATGAGAAGAAGGTGCAGGGCTGGGCGATTTCAAAACCTTCGTCTCGTAAGAAACGACAAATTTCTTCACTCTGCTTCCTTCTTCGCTCTTTACGGACAGAGTTCCTTCCAGTTCCTGCGTCTCCGTCTCTTCGTCGTCTTCCTCGCTGGCACGAACGATTTGCACGTGTTCGTCGGAATAGGCCGAGTACGAAATATCTTCGGTGTACTCGGTCACATCGTGTTCCTCCGTTTCCTCCAGTTCCTCGTGTTCCTCGTCCCGTTCTTCCGATTCTTTCGCCTCCTCCGCGTCTTCTTGCGCTTCTGAAAAATCAAACGAACCAGCCCATCGTTTCATCGGACAACTCTAGAGCGATAACTATGCCGAAAGAGTTTCGAGTTATGCGAGGAAGGAACGCGAATGGCTGGCAAATCAAATCGAAGGCAGTCTGGTCGGTTTCGCAACGAAACGTCGGTTAGGCCGGACGTAGTTGACGCTTGGCAGCTCTTCAAAAGTCGCGAAcgcgtaaaatttgaaaatatgcgTGTGCGTAGGCTGGCACGAGATACCGATCGAGGCTTATTCGCTCGAAAATGTAATCTTAGAGAGCGAGCATACCTCGTCGCCCCTCGTCGTTGTCAGTGGCGCCGTTTTGCACGCCGCTCAGCTCCATGATCTTCTGCAGTTGCTCCGACACGATTCTCAGGTGACTCTCGATCTCGCTCGGTAGCTGCTTCAACGCCAATAACTGTCGTTGAACGTTCTCCAGCTGTTTCTCCAGGTTAATCTCCGTACTGACAAGCTCCTTGATCTTCTCTTTATCGACTTTCGCTGCCACGTTCGCCATCTCTTTCTCGATCTCGCTCAGAATAGATCCCTGTGTCGTTCGCTCCTGCTGCGTTTCCTCCTCGTGAACGCTCGCGACCTCGGCGTTCCCCTCGTCGCACGCTATCGTTTCTTCCGGTTGCTGCTCGGTTTCGCTTTCCTCCGGCTTCGATTCGGCTTTCGACTCGGCTTTCGATTCGGGACGCGACTCGAGCTCGCGTTCTTGATCCGATCTACAACCGCTTGGCTCTGGAGTGGCCGATGGTGTCGCCTGAATTCAGACAACAAACTATGTACAGAGTATACAGGGCTCGTGGATGGTGAACGGTGAACGTTCGTCCGGTCTGTCGTGCAAAGACACCGGATCGAAGTGCATACGGAACGCTTTTACCACCTGCGTCTCGTTGTTACGCTAATTTACCTGTTATCGCTTAACGAGCGAATCGGTTCTTTCAATCGCGTCGTTCAATCTCGAGTTACGTATGCACCCGCGATCCATTCGTCATCGTTTCTGGAAAACAGAATGGGATTTTGGGGAGAATCGTGATCCCGGGCGAAACGCAGCGTCCTAATTGCTTCATTTTGATATTAAGGGAATTATTATCGAGAATTTTAGCATTGGGTTTAGCATCCAGATATACGCATTTTATTTCGAATGTACTTTTCTCTCGACAATCCATCGTGAGTACATTGACATTGAGGTAATTATACGTAGATATTACATGCATCGATCTGCGCGTGCATGATAACGCGAGATTTCTGTACACTCGTTAGACTAGATATCAATGGATCGACGTGCGAGCGCGATCACTGAACTTCTTTAAGTACATACTACGTTACGTATACTTGCAGGACCGTGCATTTTACCATGCATTACCTTAAACGTATGCCACGTCTCTTTCGTCAGCTGGTTAAGTAAAATATGTAACGTTTAACGGACAAACTACTTTCACAATTTTTCCCGCGAAAGACAAGTTTAGTTtatgtgtgttttttttttttttttcttttagtcgATGAATAAATTCTCGTTGTCCGGCTGCTGCACGGCCCTGGAAACAAGTATAATTGGCTATCTCTAGTTACGAGAGAAAGGTTACGGTTACATTGGACAGAAGATACAACACACACTTTTACGAACGACGaacactttttcattttttttatacgttTACAGATGGTCCATGATGATCTAGCGTCTGTTAGGGATGTCCTAGAACAAGTGATGTCGTTTTAAATCTAAACATAATCGTAATCATTAATAGTACCGTCTCGAATCACCTTATCTAAATAGACGTTGATTAGACTGTTTACTCGATACGAATATTACTTGTACATGTACAGCAAAATGATCGAGGTACAAGGGACAAACGCATATGCCACTAATCTAGTGAAATCCACGTCTATACGATTCGTTAGACCCTCGTAAAGAATAGTGGGCACGAAAGATAGCCTACGACCGTCACGATCGTTATCCTGCATCATCTTTTTATCGTTAATCGTTCGATCGGCCGATTCTCTGGTCAACTTCGTAGGAAGCCAATTAAAGAGATAGCTCCCGAAAGTATCGGAGATGTTGGAAGAGCCGGCAGATATGCTACCTCTGGATGATCTTGAGAGTCGTCTACTGCCACGGTGAAAAACCTCGGCCGAGATAAAGTCTTTGGAGGAACGGATCAAATTGGAAAGGACGTCGTCTTCTTTCATGGACGACACGGGCGCGTCGGTTTGGCGCGAGTTCAAGGACGAACAGCCTGGAATAACGACGGAAGAATCGGGAATACCTCGGACAACCTGGCAGCCAATGTATTTTACGATTAAACCAAGAGCGTCCAAGTGGTTTTTAAGGATACGTTCGACGTAACGAGTTCGAGCGAAAAATTTCTTCCTCGACGACGAGACAACGGTGGGGCGTGCCGAGAAACGATCGCGAAGATCCTGCAAATCGAAGAATACGTTCTCCAACAGATACGTCTCTAAATAACGACCTTTCGTTTTAATCGTTGTCGAGCTTCTCCTTCTGTCTCTCCTgtcaacatccttcgaacacGCTACGTCTTTGACATAGTTGATCAAACGGACAAGATTGCGCGAAAGAATGCGCCGAATGTAATGACCTTTAAAGTACAAACGTTTATCAATTTGTGACTTGGGTTTTATAGAATTTCCGATGACCGTCGAATATCCTTGCTCGAAATATTTCAGAATGCCGGAAGGAAGGCGAACCGCGACAAAGTTTCCGCTTCGAACAAGTATTTTCTCCGCGTAACGAGTTTTTCTCAATTTGATAAGAGAGATTCCTCTGTTTGATAACAGCCTATCGAATAATTTGCTGGAGGAAAAGCCATCGGTCTTCTCGAACAATCCGTCGATCATTCGCCTCATCCAATTATCCTCTCGTTTCAAGTACGTCTCAAGGTAACGACCTTTGATCCTGGATTTCGAAGATTTCTCGATGCTACAGCGACGTGGAAGTTGTTGAAGCTGGTCCATGCCGCGACCGCTCGATCGCACAGCGTCGCTTTCCTGGAACCGTTCCCTGAACGAAGGCTTTACTTTAATCGCTTTCTTAACGTCACCGTGGCTTTTCTTCCCGAACAAACACCTTCGGAAGTAATGCCCTCTCGTACACAAGCTCTTCGACTTGCACTTGTTCGGCGCGCGTCGCGCTAACGCTAACGCCTTCTCTCTGCGTTTCGATAACTGTACCGGGCATGTAACATCCGATCCCAAGTTCGTACAAGTTTCAGGTTCGATATCGAGAGAAGACCGCCGACTCTGGCAAATCTCGATCGGAAGTTCGAGACATGGAGAGGACGACACCGTGGAACGCGCGACGATTGGTTCGAGCGTTTGTTGCGAGCATAAACTATCATCGAGCGGTATGGACAaaacgatcgacgaatcgttTCCCTCGATTTTCGTCTCCGTTTCGATATTTTCCATGTTTACCTCGGGAGTAGGTGGTTCCGGAGTACTCGCGTCCTCAGGTTTCAGCAGACCCTTCTCTAGTAGTCGGTCGGTCACGCTCCGCTTTTTCTGCTTCTTTATCACCACTTTGTACGACTCGACTTCTGTCTCTTCTTGTTCCTCCTGTTTCTTACGAGGCGTCGGTATCGGTCTTTGTGGTTTTTGCAGAAACACCGAGGTACGTCTCAACTGTTCGACCAAAGGTGGTTCGGCTGTGGCGATATTCTGAAGTTCTTCGATCACCTTCGATTGTTTCAGAGCTGTGACGCGGGGCTTGAGTTTCTTAAAGTTCACCCTGGAATGCGTACGTTATTAGAAACTCGCCGATAGCGTAATTCTTCATTATCCGTTTTTAACAATAGGAGAAGGAGGACAAATAAAATAACCGAACGTATACCCCAAAACGCCTTTGTCGGTCAAAAGTTCCTCTTCTTCGAGGATCAATTGCGCGATCTCGTCGTCCGTAAGATTCTGATTCGGTACGATCTCGCTGTTGGCGTCCTTAGGCTTGTCCGGCAGTGGTTCCACTTCTGGCTTCACCTCCTCTTCGCCCGGCTTTACTTCGCACGTTATTTCCTCGTGCCGCTCGATCACAGTTTCCCCTTTCAGTATTTGCTCTGGGAAAACAGGTGGCAAATCTGCGAGCTAACGAACGCGTTTATGAAGGCCGATCGAACAGgcagaaaatttgaattttcaatcGAAGAAAATATTCAAGCAACGTGGAATTTATGGACATTGTCCTAAGATACGTACCGGAATCTTATAGGGCACGATGTTCTCTTCGGACAACGCCTCCACAGCCTTCAGCGAATCTTCTTCTCTGCGTAACACAGTCGTGCCTGATTAATAGTGTTTCGAATTGAAATGTTTCGATCGATCTGTCACGCGTGGTCTGTACACTGTTCCGCGAACAGCGATCTTCTAGGTGAGTGGAATTGGAACGGGCAACGAATTTAACTGCTTTTTGAAGCTTAATGCGAGCCGGTTCACGCGCGAAAGGGTAATGAGGGATCGTGGAACAAATGTGTGCGGTGTAAATGCCAGCAATAAAATCGCCAACCAATGATAAACAGATTTCATTCTGGGTCACCTATTTATAAGTGTTGCAATTCTCGTTACCACACGTTGCCCGTACGCTGGGATATTCTTGCTGCGACGCGTTATAATAATGCGTACGAAATATACAGGGACATCGATATGTTTTTCCCATCTTTCTCAATCATTTTCctttttcgttaaaatattaCCGATAATTCGTCTAATAAATTGCCGTGTAATGTAAATTTCGGTAGCGTTCATCGAAGGATGTTCGTCGTGAATCACGAGGTACTCGAAATAAAGTTGCAGTTAAAAGTAGTTCAAGTTAAGCTTGCCCTCCAAGCGGGTCAATCCGGTGTAACGATACAGCGTGTCGTTGACATTGATATCGAATTGTTTTCATGGCTAGCTAGTAGATCTACTTTCGGTAGAAATGCAACTACTCTCTTCGAGGAGTCGATGGATTCTCTTCTGTGCACCCCTTTTAGGTAAGTACTTACCTCTGTACACCCAGAACAAAATTATTCCCTGCTCGCATTAGTTCCTCGTGTGCCTGACCGTGGGTCAAGCTACTGATGGGTTGATCGTTTAATCTCACTACAACATCGCCGACTTTCAAACCCATACATTCCGCCAGGCTTCCCTCTGTCACCtaagaaatatttctaaatcGATTTCCACTTTTATTCGATTTACGTATCGCTAAAATTTATGTAAAGATTGAAACTCGTTAGAATCATACGATTCGAGAATAATTATCAATGCGTTTCAATATGCaacatgtatgtacatatatttacagTCGCGGTTGCACTTTCACTTGAAATACCGCAGAGTCGGTAATGCAGGTATTTCTACCAATTCTATCTTAGAATTATTCTACCTTACCGATGTTTCTAAAACATCGGTATCATGAAATACTCCTGCACGTATGCAACTTATTATACTTTCGTGCATTAGGTTACACGAACGTTTATTGCGCAGTAATCTAGGTAAAATGCACGTTTATCAGTTTCTTGTTAATTATTCATCGACTATTTAAACTAAAAGCTATTGCTTATCTATATGTCTGTATACATTTGTATGaatatatttaagcaatacaaAGATAATATCTGGTATATAATATAAAGTACGTACTCTGATCACAGTCAGCGGTTGTGGAAAATCGCTTCCACCCGCCAATCGAAATCCCCATGGTGTGTTGTcaaattttgtgaattttatGCTGATAGCCATGTCGTTCTACATCTGAAATTCACGTTTTCGCAATAACATTAAACGGAAACAGTCTGCGTCACTTGAACTAGTACGTCATTAACTTCGAAGAAATTAGTGTCTAAACCGATTTCCGTGCCGATTTAATCGATTACAATGCAAACGAGTGGAAGTTAATTATTACGTGAGAGTGAATTTTGTACAGTTGTTTCACAGACCGTACTAGGTGTCCGAGTTGCCCGAAATTATGCGCATTCAAATTTCGAAGAATCTGCAGAGAGCTTCCCATCACGAACAgtaagtttattttattttataatttacgtgaattaataagaattttgaCATTGACATTCTCAAAGTTATCAATTAAGGAAAACGATACCACATTGAATGAGACATACAATGATTTATATGGACCAACGGTAGAAAGAATTCGCATTCAAAAGTTTTCCTAAATTTCATTCTCGTTACGTAACGCTGATATAAAAAAGTGACAGGAAACAaacgattaatatttttaagacTTGTGGTAATTCTATAGTATTCCCGATCGGTTTCCGAGTATCGACGACGTTTCGAATTAAATCTACTTTCCCAAATTTACTTTTCGGcgattaaaaaataagaaaaaataaaaaggaaagcgTTTGGAACGCGGCGGCAACCGAGAGGAATTCGTAGTATGTACACGGAAGTGGCCGCGCACCGGCCGAAACGAATATAGTTTAGTTAGTGCGCGAATTTACAGAATGATTCATGGTTACTTGCCAGTAAGTTGCGCGAGTAATCGCTGAAGAATCGTTGTATCACGATGCACGCTGAATACACACCGAGGAAAATTACTATATCACTGGATTCATGGATCGGAAGCGCGCGGCCAACAACCGGACCGGTCGATACGGCGGAAGAACCGATCGAACGAACCTGGCCAACTCTTCAACACGCACAAAACGGTGTCACGATAATGTTTGCCAGAAGGCGATCGTAGCTACCGACTTCAACTCCACAAATACACGGCCTCTTCTCTCCTCAACCTCCCGTCCCCTGTTCCCCTTGTTATCCAATCGTAAAACAGTAGGAAGCAGGCTCGATCTATTTACTGATCGATTTATTTAGATTCGGGGCCTCGATTTCTTCCTTGTTCTACGGACTCCTTCGCTCTCGCTGTTACTCTTTCGTAAAGTAACGATATCTATCCTTCTCTGTGACAAAGAGACCGAACAACCTTTTTTCATAATTTCGCGCCGAGATCAGAAGAACCGCGAATCGATTTAAAAATCGCAATGCACTCCTGCCATCTATCAACGTATTGAAAATGTCTGAATTCAGTTCTTTGCATTAAACGCGCGAAACTCATCGGtgcaaattttaaatataagaaTTAAGAGACAAATTAATCGTTATGTTACTTacaaaattgttatattttacgacaataatgtaatttatatttatgtgtCGTGTGATACGTTATATGCGTATCTGCATCAAATACTTGCGACTTAAAGTAAGTATGTATAAACTATATACATACTTAATGTAGGAGTACTATAAGTATATAAACACTTAATTGACAAACAAATTAAAGTAAAAAGATATATGgagtatgaaaaatattataatgtagATTTTATTCTAATCGACGTAAGCTCACTGTAATCGTTCAAAGCCTATCTTTCGATTAAACATAAAATCATACATGATGACATGGCGGACATTAATTTAAGGCAAACGTTAGAAACGTAAACTTTAGAAATGTAATTAAACGTTGATcttttatgtataatttattcCATTTATTAATATACCTACATTTTTTGTACATAAATGATCTTCattaaatatgatataatattgtaaaaatttataaaaagcaaCGTATATTCTGTATTACGgttataatgtataatttattctcttctttttttatcattCATATACTAACGATCAATTGATACGATTACATCACAAGAAACGATTATTCGATCGAAAATCTTTTTTTCGCTGATCATTTTCTAAGTTGATAAAAGCATAATACACACTCTCATAATAAATAGCGAATATATGACGTTTGCGCTGACAGATGTCAGTAGTTCGCAAATTTGTTATGCCTATATGTAAGTATGTAAGTACCATTTATACTACATACAACATGAAAGTAGCATGTATATACGTTAAAACATAATAATGCTGTATCATAGAAGTAAAAATTTAGTTAAATATTAAAGTGCGCATAATTTAAGGTGTTCAGAAATTTACATGAAACGATATATCAAGTAAGTATTACCAGTATTACACTTACAAGTTTTAAGAAAAGCTAGGTATGTAATTTATAGCTTCATTTAACATTTTATGCTTTTAAGTAGGTGCCtattataacatatttataaattactatCTTTTAGTAATTATGATATGCCAATATCTAAAAATTTCTGTCATTCacaaataaacaaacaaatgaaTATTATTATCGGCTATAAGCATATATGATATTTAAAGTATTTATTTAATGGTTAATAACAGTCAACAAAAGTAGCTACAAGAATACTTCCAGCCTATAATTGACTGCAGTATCTATGGAAAATGGtggatataaaaaataatataaataaatcatacgAGTCTAATCATGAATCAAGAACCAGAATTAACAGTTCTGATACTGTGCCATCAACACCTTCTTCGTCGTCTGATTATATGACAGGAGAAGCAGATGATAGTTCAGACAGTAAAGCTGCTATACCTTTTAGTTTAAAATCAGTGGAAACTGTACTTTCATTATCTAAggtatgaaataatttatataaatataatataacagatATTGTAATAATTCTTTGtttcatttaattatatttcatttctaGGCTACTTCTGAAGAATATCTTAAAGATATGATAGAAAAATGTAAGCAAATGGTCTTAGAAAGTGCAGAATGTTCTGATGAACGAAAATGGCTTGTTAGACGATTAATTGAATTACGCTTAAGAGTACAAGAATTAAGAGAGACATCAGAAGAAAATTTGCTTGAAACAGAAGTCATTTTAGGACATCATTTAGTACcacaaaaatattatataactacTTCTGGGCCTGTATATTGTGATCATTGTAGTGGAGCTATTTGGACCATGCTCCAATCATGGTATATGTGTAGCGGTAAGACtcgttaaaatataatttattatctttAAATGTGGGTTTCCATGATGtttaatttttacaatattattatagattGCAAATTTTGTTGCCATTGGAAATGtctaaataatatatgtagagTGTGTGTTCATGTAGTTGCTAGTGAAGCTGGTGGTTATACTTACACAAAAGATATTTGTCCTGAACAGGGTTTATCAAGTCAGAAATACAGATGTGCTGAATGCAAAGTTCAAATAACATTTAGTAAGTATATTCATTAATAAACACATTATAAGTGGTATATTATTAGATTGAAATAAACTCACTTTAGAAAAGAGTAACTTTCTATGTACAAGAGATATTCTACATTGTTGTGATGTAGATAAaccatatttttattacaagcTTTCTCAAAAGGACTATCTTTATCTTGTTTTGGCAGTCCATTTAAAAATACAGGTAACATACATAagggaaatttttgcaaatatgGGTTAcaaatgaaaacattttttttatgtattaatatttcctttaaaatACGTTATTTGTAAATATAGAATCAGCATGGATTGAACCCCGTCTTTGTGACTATAGTGGATTGTATTATTGCCAAAGATGTCATTGGAACACTGCAATGGTAATTCCTGCAAGAGTGATTAGAAATTGGGACATGGAACCAAGATTTGTTTCACGTGCCGCTGCACAGCTTTTAACACTTTTAGAAGAACGTTCTGTTCTGTTACTTGAAGAATTAAATCCGAAATTATTTACTTTAGTTCCAGATCTCTCTGTAGTGAAGGTAAATTAAATGATTATGACTTTGCATTAGAAAAGCAAAgagttttattaattaaaaataaataataaacagaGGATGCGGGAGGAAATGCAGATGATGAAACATTACTTAGTTTTATGTCCAGAAGCTAATAAACAAGGATTACCATGGAAAATTGGAATACGCACTCATATGATAGAAAACTCGGGAAATTATTCGATTAAAGATCTCGTTGATCTTAATAATGGAGTACTTTTGGAAGAAATTCGTACTGTGTATGATACTATGCACACTCACATCACAGAACAGTGCGAATTATGCAAAGCGAGGTAAACTTCAATGATCGAAGATACTCTGTCTAAGTTATTTTATAACTAAGCCGCTAAATGTTAATGTACAGAGGTCATTTATGCGAATTGTGTGGTAATGATGAAATTATATACCCGTGGAATGCAAGTTCTATCACTTGTCGTCAGTGCTCGGCTGTTCATCATCGTGCATGTTGGTCGAAACAAAATCACTGTTGTTCACGATGTACAAGGCTTCAAAAGCGACGTGCTTTGCAAGATAAACAAACTCTGGACACAGATGATATTACGGAAAATGGATTGAATGCGAATGAATCGCTAAGTGATGCAACATAAACGCTAAATACAGTCGTGCTTATTGTgatttgtgtatatatatataatgttttgtgcaattcttttataaaataaaactgatttttaaaaattcgtatctatatattctataatatatatgatatctcagcatctattttaaataataggAGATAGATATTTTTAAGTAAATCTGTTATTTTTTCATAAGTGGATTACTAATTATAATTCGCGTAAGAACGAACAATtcagataaaattattttatacattattgTTGATACAGCATTTGATAAAAAATCTGTTGTCCAAAAAAATGATAGGTAATATTTTTCTTGAAGTTACTCTTtgctaaattaatttttaacagcAACATTTCTTTCTGTTCGTTTTTAATCAAAATATAATTGCTGATACGTTACTATCTCTGTAAAATTCAATACAATTAAGGAAAACTTTACCGTTTACGTAGTAAGAACGTCACATAAAATGATAGAAAGATAATTGTTACATCACGTATTTCCTAATCGTGTTTTATGAGTAGAAATATCATGATTTTTAcaatctatatatttttattatgtaccaCGGTCACTTTGGCCTTTGAATCTGATTCTAATTCAATAACATTAAAAGAAACATATATTACTTCAATGGAAAAGTCAATTCAAATACTAATAAACTCCGAACAAGCGATCCATAAGAAAATTGTgagtattaaaaattatttaaaggcACTGGCATCTGATATGCTCCCCAAGAATGAAAATACACAGAAAAAATCAACAATTGGTGATGTTTTTAACTCATTTAAATCCAAAATTAAGGCAATATTTCCAGGtatgtaatattatttaatattttttttaatataaataagttGATAATGTAAATTTTAGGAACATACTGGTGTGGTGATGGTAATGTATCTCCAAATGGAGAAGATCTTGGACTTTTTGATAATACAGATGCTTGTTGTAAAACACATGATCTTTGTTTGGAGAATATTTCAGCAGGAGAAAAACGAGAAGGACTTTTAAACAATGGTATATTCACAAGGTAATTAATACTTTACGTTAGATTAATTGAAAGGGACTAAAAAACATATTCTATGTACAGGTCATCATGTGAATGTGATAGAGCATTTTATCGATGTCTTAAAGAAGCTCATAACATTTTTGCTACTAATATTGGAAAAAcctattttaatgttttaagacCCCAATGCTTTCAGGCAGATTATCCTATTGTAGACTGTAAAAAATACACAGGgtaatatatttcatagttcCTTCAATTgtttgtacaaaatatttttaatatgatTTGTTATCCTTAAATTTTAGACATCGATTGATGAATAACAAATGTGATGAATATAATTACAACTTCTCACTGCCACAAATAATGCAATGGTTTGATAATccagatttttaataatttttagttAATTGAATAATATAGTGTAAGTAACTTGTAGCAAGCTGTTGCTATATTAAGTTAATTTTTGTACTAGATGAAAATATTAAAGAGCAGAATGTACTTGTTACCACTGAAACAAATATTAGCGCTTAATAAAGTGCTTGTTATAGTTAGAAATGTTCAAATTCAAGTGTTCCTTTCAGTGGTATTCCTCTTTTAATGACATGAGGTATTGTTTTAGGTACCAtactgaaaaataaattaaacaattataTGCTTTTCATAACTAAAATTCTatcttaataaataattaacttaCGTAATACAATCAATAATAGGACACACTGAAAGACAAAGTGTACAGCCTGTACAATCATCTGTTACTAATGGAATGTGAGTTTCAGAATCAAATCTGATTGCTTGATAACCAGAATCAGCACAAGCCATATAACACTTTCCACAGTTTATGCACATATCCTAACGCATAGAATTGTTTACCcttaatatataatgataaaaatgaataaaacttgaaataattaaaaaacaattaagACCTACGTCATCTATTAACGCTACCAC includes the following:
- the DEF8 gene encoding differentially expressed in FDCP 8 homolog isoform X1, with the translated sequence MVDIKNNINKSYESNHESRTRINSSDTVPSTPSSSSDYMTGEADDSSDSKAAIPFSLKSVETVLSLSKATSEEYLKDMIEKCKQMVLESAECSDERKWLVRRLIELRLRVQELRETSEENLLETEVILGHHLVPQKYYITTSGPVYCDHCSGAIWTMLQSWYMCSDCKFCCHWKCLNNICRVCVHVVASEAGGYTYTKDICPEQGLSSQKYRCAECKVQITFTFSKGLSLSCFGSPFKNTESAWIEPRLCDYSGLYYCQRCHWNTAMVIPARVIRNWDMEPRFVSRAAAQLLTLLEERSVLLLEELNPKLFTLVPDLSVVKRMREEMQMMKHYLVLCPEANKQGLPWKIGIRTHMIENSGNYSIKDLVDLNNGVLLEEIRTVYDTMHTHITEQCELCKARGHLCELCGNDEIIYPWNASSITCRQCSAVHHRACWSKQNHCCSRCTRLQKRRALQDKQTLDTDDITENGLNANESLSDAT
- the DEF8 gene encoding differentially expressed in FDCP 8 homolog isoform X2, translating into MVDIKNNINKSYESNHESRTRINSSDTVPSTPSSSSDYMTGEADDSSDSKAAIPFSLKSVETVLSLSKATSEEYLKDMIEKCKQMVLESAECSDERKWLVRRLIELRLRVQELRETSEENLLETEVILGHHLVPQKYYITTSGPVYCDHCSGAIWTMLQSWYMCSDCKFCCHWKCLNNICRVCVHVVASEAGGYTYTKDICPEQGLSSQKYRCAECKVQITFKSAWIEPRLCDYSGLYYCQRCHWNTAMVIPARVIRNWDMEPRFVSRAAAQLLTLLEERSVLLLEELNPKLFTLVPDLSVVKRMREEMQMMKHYLVLCPEANKQGLPWKIGIRTHMIENSGNYSIKDLVDLNNGVLLEEIRTVYDTMHTHITEQCELCKARGHLCELCGNDEIIYPWNASSITCRQCSAVHHRACWSKQNHCCSRCTRLQKRRALQDKQTLDTDDITENGLNANESLSDAT
- the LOC117158504 gene encoding phospholipase A2-like, with amino-acid sequence MSRNIMIFTIYIFLLCTTVTLAFESDSNSITLKETYITSMEKSIQILINSEQAIHKKIVSIKNYLKALASDMLPKNENTQKKSTIGDVFNSFKSKIKAIFPGTYWCGDGNVSPNGEDLGLFDNTDACCKTHDLCLENISAGEKREGLLNNGIFTRSSCECDRAFYRCLKEAHNIFATNIGKTYFNVLRPQCFQADYPIVDCKKYTGHRLMNNKCDEYNYNFSLPQIMQWFDNPDF